The Streptomyces achromogenes genome window below encodes:
- a CDS encoding DUF6243 family protein, whose product MSKNINNPVGMGGGQRKKLSRAERQNNGPHRNLDRQSAADQKAELVRKMREKAGAAEGAGQTGDDTAQS is encoded by the coding sequence GTGAGCAAGAACATCAACAACCCCGTGGGCATGGGCGGCGGCCAGCGCAAGAAGCTGTCCCGCGCCGAACGGCAGAACAACGGTCCGCACCGCAACCTCGACCGCCAGAGTGCCGCCGACCAGAAGGCGGAGCTGGTGCGCAAGATGCGCGAGAAGGCAGGCGCTGCCGAGGGCGCCGGGCAGACGGGCGACGACACCGCTCAGAGCTGA
- a CDS encoding TetR family transcriptional regulator yields MNNATPAPARTRGRPRGNPPTRESIVSAARALFLEHGYRHTTVRAVAAAAGVDPALIAYHFGSKKGLFADVMQFQCANALVVDDVLGGDPATLPDRLIDAVTDLWEDAGFRRLTHQGDEAAEVIREYLERELLARLVEFLGGRDATARATAVVTILGGLIYTRYLNPLPTPAALAPSEIRRILVPALRAALARGRAPRQPSPGPLGKR; encoded by the coding sequence ATGAATAACGCCACCCCTGCTCCCGCCCGCACTAGAGGCCGCCCGCGCGGCAACCCGCCGACCCGCGAGTCGATCGTCTCGGCGGCCCGTGCGCTGTTCCTGGAGCACGGATACCGGCACACCACGGTGCGCGCGGTGGCCGCGGCCGCCGGCGTCGACCCGGCGCTGATCGCCTACCACTTCGGATCGAAGAAGGGCCTGTTCGCGGACGTGATGCAGTTCCAGTGCGCCAATGCCCTGGTGGTGGACGACGTCCTCGGCGGCGACCCGGCCACCCTCCCCGACCGCCTGATCGACGCGGTGACGGACCTGTGGGAAGACGCCGGCTTCCGCCGACTCACCCATCAGGGCGACGAGGCCGCCGAGGTGATCCGCGAATACCTGGAACGCGAGCTGCTGGCCCGGCTTGTTGAATTTCTCGGCGGCCGGGACGCGACCGCTCGCGCCACCGCCGTGGTGACGATCCTGGGCGGTCTCATCTACACCCGCTACCTCAACCCCCTCCCCACCCCCGCCGCCCTCGCCCCGTCCGAGATCCGCCGCATCCTCGTCCCGGCACTGCGCGCGGCACTGGCCCGAGGCCGCGCACCGCGGCAACCATCACCAGGCCCGCTCGGTAAGCGCTGA